In Vigna angularis cultivar LongXiaoDou No.4 chromosome 8, ASM1680809v1, whole genome shotgun sequence, the DNA window GCAGTAAAGTAACCCTGTAAACATggtttaaacaaattaaatccTATTGCAGTATAATGGTctgaagaaaaaatatgataaatactTACATAATgtattcaataataataacatgatACAGTTAATCACTGAACAGAGTGACTTTCACTTTAACAAAGGAAATTATCAATATGTAAATAACTCTTTATAACCCAGGTGGGATTGACCGATTTACATTATTGGTACACATGAAAAACCAGTTGCTTAGCATTTTCAAGCACCTTTTACTCAGTTTCTTACTGCTGAAACTTTTCTCCTTAGGAGGTCATCTACCCCTTCCTAGGCctggaataaataaatatcctAGTTGTGTAATCttgttttttcttccttttttttttcttctttacctTCTGTTCAGGCTTACTAACCTGAAGCAGTTGTGCATCTGTTGCAATTTATGTTCATGTAatgtcaaaaaataatttgCTCAAAAGGGAATCAATTTACACTAATCAAGGGCAGCTTTGCTTCTGCGGCCAGTGATTGGAATAGGCAAACCATCAAAGATAGGCTTGGAAATGGCTGCTTGCAAGTCTGGTTTCAAGTTCCATATTGCCGGCGGCCAGACTGTTGCTGAGTTGATCCTTTCCTGCTCTCTGAGGCTTGATGCACTGGATGATTTGCGCACACCAGAAAGGGCATCGGTGAATATAGATTCTCCCAACCCCACTGGAATTGAATCTAACCATCCTGATTCTGAATCAGGAAACAGTGCTGCTCGGCTAGCCGATTTCGGCCTCATGGCTAATGTTTTTCCGGTTGAAGAAAAACCATTTGATCCATTGCCATTTCCTTCTTTCAAAAGCTTTTCTGGGGTACTGGCTCCATTATCAACTTCAGCTTTCTGACGTCTTCGGACAGATTTCTCATCAGACTTCTCAGATCCCCCGTCCACAATTTCTGCAAGAGGAGTGTAATCACCATCCCCTGTCAGTAGATCATAGACTAAATTTGTTGACTTGGGGTAATCACTTGTTGCTGATGAAAGGTCTGAAATTGGAGAAGCTTTGGGAAGCCATTCCCCTCTAGAATGATCAGAACTCACGGGTGTATAAACTGCCATTTCTGTTCCATTGAATGTGTCTTTAGAATCTGAAGATTTGAGGCCATAGAATTTCTGTAAAATGCTCATAGCTGGAGAAATATTTGGTTGAGGAGGTTTCAGTCGTAAGGACAGGAGAGGTTCCTTCATGGCAGATTGACCGATGCGTACGGGTTTCCTCTCAACGCTAGAATCTCTGCAATGCGTTTCAGTTAAAAATGAGTTTCCATAATCCAGCACAGGGtcttaaatataaatcaaagtTACTGGCTGGTGAAGCTATGTTATCTGCAACAAATTCTAAGAATCAATCTAGACTATTCAGCTATTTCATTCACTGCACTTAAAATATTAGCACTTGTAATTTCAAGTTTGGGGCAAGGACTGCTGTCAAAATCTAAAAGGAGTAGATTGTTCTATAATATACACAACATGCTACATTAACAAATCAGGGAAGGAAGATATATTGTAATTGCAAGATATATCATAGAAGATATTGCAAAGTTATTACAAAAGCATTTAAATATTGCAATtgacaaggaaaaaaaaaaactgaaatgaGTACAACTAAAGTACCCCGACTTGGCAGGTTCATCTTGTGGACCAGGAGCAGGAGATGGTGGATGACGTCCTGGTAATGGAATTTTCAATGTCTTCAGTGCAAACATTTGAAGATCTGTGGCTAAGCCATTCATCCTTTTGATGTCAGCTACCTAAATCATTACAAGGAAATTTTATCAGAAGATTTCAGTACCATTTTATCAGAGAGCATTAATGTAATTCAGAGTGAGGTGTAGGCATCTCAAAAAACAGTCAATACAATTGTGATTTTCCATGCCATACAATATCACCTGTGTCTCTTATAAAGACATTTCTAAAAGAGAATGCATTACGTTCATATAGTGTTTGGCAAACTATAACTATGTAAAGATCTAACCAATGCAAAGAACAAATGAAAGCATTCATAAGATGATAGGGGATAAATTCTTTGTTCCCAATTTCCCAACTTTTCTCCCATAAAACA includes these proteins:
- the LOC108346167 gene encoding uncharacterized protein LOC108346167, which gives rise to MSPSNGLQNGGGGGGGNGLSYIEHQVSKFDTLAGVAIKYGVEVADIKRMNGLATDLQMFALKTLKIPLPGRHPPSPAPGPQDEPAKSGDSSVERKPVRIGQSAMKEPLLSLRLKPPQPNISPAMSILQKFYGLKSSDSKDTFNGTEMAVYTPVSSDHSRGEWLPKASPISDLSSATSDYPKSTNLVYDLLTGDGDYTPLAEIVDGGSEKSDEKSVRRRQKAEVDNGASTPEKLLKEGNGNGSNGFSSTGKTLAMRPKSASRAALFPDSESGWLDSIPVGLGESIFTDALSGVRKSSSASSLREQERINSATVWPPAIWNLKPDLQAAISKPIFDGLPIPITGRRSKAALD